In Cytobacillus oceanisediminis, the following proteins share a genomic window:
- a CDS encoding glyceraldehyde-3-phosphate dehydrogenase has product MKARIAINGFGRIGRMVFRKAILDENLEVVAINASYPAETLAHLIKYDTNHGPFEGSVVPEDNAIVVNGKSVQLVSNRNPEELPWKELNIDIVIEATGKFNSRDKAALHLEAGAKKVILTAPGKNEDVTIVMGVNESALKIEEHDIISNASCTTNCLAPVAKVLDEQFGIENGLMTTVHAYTNDQKNIDNPHKDLRRARACGQSIIPTSTGAAKALSLVLPHLKGKLHGMALRVPTPNVSLVDLVVDLKRDVTIEEVNAAFATASHGSLHGILDITDEPLVSIDFNTNEHSAIIDGLSTMVIGTSKVKVLAWYDNEWGYSCRVVDLTKFVAQELFQASAVKIG; this is encoded by the coding sequence ATGAAGGCGAGAATAGCGATTAATGGTTTTGGAAGAATTGGACGAATGGTTTTTAGAAAAGCCATCCTTGATGAAAATCTTGAAGTAGTTGCCATAAATGCAAGTTATCCAGCTGAAACTTTGGCACACTTAATTAAATATGATACAAACCACGGACCATTCGAAGGAAGTGTTGTTCCAGAAGACAATGCTATTGTAGTGAACGGCAAAAGTGTTCAGCTTGTCAGCAACCGGAATCCTGAAGAACTTCCGTGGAAAGAATTGAACATCGATATCGTCATTGAAGCTACTGGAAAGTTCAATTCACGTGATAAAGCAGCTCTTCACCTTGAAGCCGGGGCTAAAAAAGTAATTCTTACTGCTCCTGGAAAAAATGAAGATGTGACTATTGTTATGGGCGTAAATGAAAGCGCATTAAAAATTGAAGAACATGATATTATTTCAAATGCATCATGTACAACAAACTGCCTTGCACCTGTTGCAAAAGTCCTTGATGAACAATTTGGAATTGAAAACGGACTTATGACCACAGTTCATGCATATACAAACGACCAAAAGAATATTGATAACCCGCACAAGGATTTACGCCGGGCACGTGCTTGCGGACAGTCCATAATCCCGACTTCCACTGGTGCCGCCAAAGCTTTGTCGCTGGTATTGCCTCACTTAAAGGGCAAATTGCATGGAATGGCACTCCGTGTCCCAACGCCAAACGTTTCTTTAGTTGACCTCGTGGTGGATTTAAAGCGCGACGTTACAATAGAAGAAGTGAATGCGGCATTTGCAACTGCTTCACACGGATCGCTGCACGGTATCCTTGATATTACTGACGAACCATTGGTTTCAATTGATTTCAACACAAATGAACACTCTGCCATCATTGATGGATTATCTACAATGGTAATCGGCACCAGCAAAGTGAAAGTACTTGCATGGTACGATAATGAGTGGGGCTATTCTTGCCGCGTTGTAGACTTAACAAAATTTGTTGCACAGGAACTTTTCCAGGCATCTGCAGTAAAAATTGGTTAA
- the coaE gene encoding dephospho-CoA kinase (Dephospho-CoA kinase (CoaE) performs the final step in coenzyme A biosynthesis.) produces MSLTVGLTGGIASGKSTVSSLLIEKGYTVIDADIEARLAVEKGEEAYQEIVRHFGERVLLKDGSIDRAELGSIIFHDEKERKALNSIVHPAVRKRMTAKKEQAISRNEQLIILDIPLLFESKLQYMCDKTLLVYADEDIQLQRLMQRNQLSEKEAMARIHSQMPLREKKALADAVIDNNGRIEETEKQLWDILRKWNAI; encoded by the coding sequence ATGTCACTGACTGTAGGTTTGACAGGCGGGATTGCAAGCGGGAAAAGCACCGTTTCATCTCTCCTCATCGAAAAAGGATACACTGTAATCGACGCGGATATAGAAGCCAGATTAGCTGTTGAAAAAGGAGAAGAAGCTTATCAGGAAATTGTCCGTCATTTTGGGGAAAGGGTTCTACTCAAAGACGGTTCAATTGATCGTGCGGAACTGGGCTCCATTATTTTTCATGATGAAAAAGAGCGGAAAGCATTAAATAGCATTGTACATCCTGCCGTCCGCAAAAGAATGACAGCCAAAAAGGAACAAGCTATCAGCCGTAATGAACAACTGATTATTCTTGATATACCGCTTTTATTTGAAAGTAAATTACAATACATGTGCGACAAAACATTATTAGTTTATGCAGATGAAGATATACAGCTGCAGAGGCTGATGCAAAGAAATCAGCTTTCCGAGAAAGAAGCAATGGCAAGAATCCATTCCCAAATGCCTTTAAGAGAAAAGAAGGCATTGGCCGATGCTGTAATCGATAATAATGGCAGAATTGAAGAAACAGAGAAACAATTGTGGGATATTTTAAGAAAATGGAATGCTATCTAA
- the ytaF gene encoding sporulation membrane protein YtaF: protein MAHTFSLLILAFAVSLDSFSVGLTYGLRKMRIPFKSISIIACCSAITLMAAMTIGHFIEAFLSPALAESLGGVILIFLGAWVLYQFFRPEKVKDVLPHEKTIVNLEIKSLGLVINILKKPMSADFDKSGTITGIEALMLGLALSLDAFGAGIGAAMLGYSPFYLAMTVAVMSSLFVFMGMQVGSLFSKSGWVHKFSFIPGIILIVIGILKI from the coding sequence ATGGCGCATACATTCTCACTTTTGATACTTGCTTTTGCTGTCAGTCTTGACAGTTTTAGTGTCGGTTTAACCTATGGCTTAAGGAAAATGAGAATACCATTTAAATCGATCAGTATAATCGCTTGCTGTTCAGCTATAACATTAATGGCTGCCATGACAATTGGCCATTTTATAGAAGCCTTTTTATCTCCGGCTTTAGCTGAAAGTTTAGGGGGAGTCATTCTTATTTTTCTTGGTGCCTGGGTTCTTTATCAATTTTTCAGGCCGGAAAAGGTTAAGGATGTTCTGCCGCATGAAAAAACGATTGTAAACCTGGAAATCAAATCTCTTGGGCTTGTCATTAATATCCTGAAAAAGCCGATGTCCGCTGATTTTGATAAATCCGGAACCATCACAGGAATTGAAGCACTTATGCTTGGGCTCGCTTTATCGCTTGATGCTTTCGGAGCTGGAATCGGTGCAGCCATGCTAGGGTACTCGCCTTTTTACCTGGCAATGACAGTCGCCGTTATGAGTTCTCTGTTTGTGTTTATGGGAATGCAGGTAGGATCCCTCTTCTCCAAAAGCGGATGGGTCCATAAGTTCTCATTCATCCCTGGGATTATTTTAATCGTAATCGGGATATTAAAAATCTAG
- the mutM gene encoding DNA-formamidopyrimidine glycosylase: MPELPEVETVRKTLQELVIGKTIAHVSVFWPKMVKHPEELAQFKDALAGQVFQDIGRRGKFLILYTNDYALVSHLRMEGRYGLFSKEEPVEKHTHVIFHFTDGTELRYKDVRKFGTMHLYAKGEEFKTLPLAHLGPEPFAEEFTADDLAARLARTTRNIKTALLDQKTIVGLGNIYVDEALFRSRIHPERAANSLTRSEMETLHKEIADTLREAVDKGGSTIRSYVNSQGQIGMFQLELFVYGRKGEDCKVCGSTLERIVTGGRGTVYCPACQKK, from the coding sequence ATGCCGGAACTTCCTGAAGTTGAAACGGTCAGAAAAACATTGCAGGAATTGGTGATCGGCAAAACCATTGCACATGTTTCGGTTTTCTGGCCCAAAATGGTTAAGCATCCGGAAGAGCTTGCCCAATTCAAGGATGCTTTAGCAGGTCAAGTTTTTCAGGACATTGGCAGGAGAGGAAAGTTTCTAATACTCTATACCAATGATTATGCCCTTGTGTCCCATCTGAGAATGGAAGGCAGGTACGGACTCTTTTCAAAAGAAGAACCTGTTGAAAAACACACTCATGTGATTTTTCATTTTACAGATGGCACTGAGCTCAGATATAAGGATGTCCGTAAATTTGGAACGATGCACCTATATGCAAAGGGCGAAGAATTTAAGACTCTTCCGCTGGCACACCTGGGACCGGAACCATTTGCAGAAGAGTTTACGGCAGACGACCTTGCTGCGAGACTTGCCCGGACCACCCGCAATATCAAAACTGCACTTCTCGATCAGAAAACGATCGTAGGGCTAGGAAATATTTATGTAGATGAAGCATTATTCCGTTCACGAATACATCCTGAAAGAGCGGCAAATAGCTTAACAAGGAGCGAAATGGAGACACTTCACAAAGAGATTGCGGATACCCTGAGGGAAGCGGTTGATAAGGGAGGTAGCACCATTCGCTCCTATGTTAATTCCCAGGGGCAAATTGGCATGTTTCAGCTCGAACTTTTCGTGTATGGGCGAAAAGGGGAGGATTGCAAAGTCTGCGGAAGCACGCTTGAGCGGATCGTGACAGGAGGCAGGGGGACAGTTTACTGTCCAGCTTGCCAGAAAAAATAA
- the polA gene encoding DNA polymerase I gives MDKKKLVLIDGNSIAYRAFFALPLLNNDKGIHTNAVYGFTMMLQRILEDEKPTHLLVAFDAGKTTFRHKTFSEYKGGRQKTPPELSEQFPYIRELLDAYGISRYELENFEADDIIGTLSLHAEKDGYEVKVISGDKDLTQLSSDSVTVSITRKGITDIEEYTPAHIEEKYGITADRIIDMKGLMGDSSDNIPGVPGVGEKTALKLLKEFGTLEELLDSVDKVSGKKLKEKLEEFRDQALMSKELATITREAPVEIEIEDIEYEGFEKEKVISIFKELGFNSLLEKLGGDIEAVEENLEEIEFTIADEIKEEMFTDENAFYVELLEDNYHYADIIGFSVANDKGNFFFSKDTALESDVFQRWAEDETKKKTVYDAKRSEVSLRHHGIHLKGADFDLYIASYLINPSQTIEDIASIAKNHGYNAIQSDEAFYGKGAKRRIPDEKELAGHLARKAAALMTLKEKLDSELKENQQSELFYDLEMPLSLILADMESTGIKVDLERLKTMGQDLLSKLDEIEKRIHELAGEAFNINSPKQLGVILFEKLGLPVIKKTKTGYSTSADVLEKLENSHGIIRDILHYRQLGKLQSTYIEGLLKVVNYETGKVHTRFNQALTQTGRLSSTDPNLQNIPIRLEEGRKIRQAFVPSEPGWSIFAADYSQIELRVLAHIADDEKLIEAFIEDMDIHTKTAMEVFHVNADEVTSNMRRHAKAVNFGIVYGISDYGLSQSLGITRKEAGKFIERYLESYPGVKQYMDDIIHDAKQKGYVSTLLHRRRYLPEITSRNFNLRSFAERTAMNTPIQGSAADIIKKAMIDMADRLRKEELKARLLLQVHDELIFEVPEDEIETLKKIVPDVMENAVELKVPLKVDYSFGPTWFDAK, from the coding sequence TTGGATAAAAAAAAGCTTGTTCTGATAGATGGCAACAGCATCGCTTATCGGGCATTTTTTGCTTTACCGCTTTTAAACAATGACAAAGGAATACATACAAATGCTGTCTACGGATTTACCATGATGCTGCAAAGGATTCTGGAGGATGAAAAACCAACGCATCTCCTTGTGGCGTTCGATGCCGGAAAAACAACCTTCCGCCATAAAACCTTCAGCGAGTATAAAGGCGGAAGGCAGAAAACACCGCCTGAGCTATCAGAGCAGTTCCCTTATATCAGAGAACTTCTTGATGCTTACGGAATTTCCAGATATGAACTGGAAAACTTTGAAGCGGATGATATTATTGGAACACTGTCCCTCCATGCCGAAAAAGATGGCTATGAAGTTAAAGTTATATCAGGGGATAAGGATTTAACACAGTTAAGTTCCGATTCTGTAACAGTCAGCATTACCCGCAAAGGCATTACTGATATTGAAGAATACACACCAGCTCATATAGAAGAAAAATACGGAATCACTGCTGACAGGATTATTGATATGAAAGGCCTAATGGGAGATAGTTCAGATAATATCCCAGGTGTTCCAGGAGTAGGAGAAAAAACTGCCCTTAAATTGCTGAAAGAGTTTGGAACCCTTGAAGAGCTCTTGGATTCTGTTGATAAGGTGAGCGGAAAAAAACTGAAAGAAAAGCTGGAAGAATTCAGGGATCAAGCTTTAATGAGCAAAGAACTTGCCACTATCACGAGAGAGGCCCCTGTTGAAATTGAAATTGAAGACATTGAATATGAAGGTTTTGAAAAAGAAAAAGTCATAAGCATCTTTAAAGAATTAGGCTTTAACTCTTTACTGGAAAAGCTTGGCGGAGACATAGAAGCAGTCGAAGAGAATCTGGAAGAAATTGAATTTACCATTGCAGATGAAATTAAGGAAGAGATGTTTACTGATGAAAATGCATTTTATGTTGAGCTTCTGGAAGATAATTACCATTATGCAGACATTATTGGTTTCTCCGTTGCGAATGATAAGGGGAATTTTTTCTTCTCCAAAGATACGGCACTAGAGTCTGATGTTTTTCAAAGATGGGCTGAAGATGAAACCAAAAAGAAGACAGTATATGATGCAAAAAGATCGGAAGTCTCACTCCGGCATCATGGTATTCATCTAAAAGGTGCCGATTTTGACCTTTATATTGCTTCTTATCTTATTAACCCGTCTCAGACTATTGAAGATATAGCCTCTATAGCAAAAAATCATGGCTATAATGCGATTCAATCTGATGAAGCTTTTTACGGAAAAGGAGCAAAAAGGCGGATTCCGGATGAAAAGGAACTTGCCGGTCATTTGGCAAGGAAAGCAGCGGCCTTGATGACACTGAAGGAAAAACTCGATAGTGAATTAAAGGAAAATCAGCAATCCGAGCTGTTTTATGACCTGGAAATGCCGCTGTCTCTGATTTTGGCTGATATGGAATCAACCGGTATTAAAGTGGATCTTGAACGCCTGAAAACAATGGGACAAGACCTGCTCTCCAAATTGGATGAAATCGAAAAGCGCATACATGAGCTTGCCGGGGAAGCCTTTAATATCAATTCTCCAAAACAGCTCGGTGTGATCCTTTTTGAAAAATTAGGGCTGCCTGTCATTAAAAAAACCAAAACAGGCTATTCCACTTCTGCTGATGTCCTGGAAAAACTTGAGAACAGCCATGGAATTATCCGGGACATTCTGCATTACCGCCAGCTTGGCAAACTTCAATCCACTTATATTGAAGGCCTGCTTAAGGTGGTTAACTATGAAACAGGCAAAGTCCACACCAGATTTAATCAGGCTCTTACACAGACAGGAAGGTTAAGCTCAACAGATCCGAACCTGCAAAATATTCCGATCCGTCTGGAGGAAGGGCGAAAAATCAGGCAGGCATTTGTCCCTTCAGAACCTGGCTGGTCCATCTTTGCAGCAGACTACTCGCAGATTGAACTGAGAGTACTGGCTCATATTGCAGATGATGAAAAGCTGATAGAAGCATTTATTGAAGATATGGATATTCACACCAAAACGGCAATGGAGGTATTCCACGTTAATGCCGATGAAGTTACCTCCAATATGCGGCGCCATGCAAAGGCCGTTAACTTTGGAATTGTCTACGGAATCAGTGATTATGGCCTTTCTCAAAGCCTGGGCATCACACGGAAAGAAGCGGGTAAATTTATTGAGCGCTATCTGGAAAGCTATCCTGGCGTTAAGCAGTACATGGACGATATTATCCATGATGCAAAACAAAAAGGATATGTCTCGACCCTTCTTCACAGAAGAAGGTATCTGCCTGAAATTACAAGCCGAAACTTCAACCTGCGAAGCTTTGCAGAACGAACCGCCATGAATACACCAATCCAGGGAAGCGCGGCAGATATAATTAAAAAAGCCATGATTGACATGGCCGACCGCCTAAGAAAAGAAGAACTCAAAGCACGCCTTCTGCTGCAGGTTCACGATGAACTGATCTTTGAAGTACCAGAGGATGAAATAGAAACGCTCAAAAAAATCGTACCGGACGTTATGGAAAATGCAGTAGAATTGAAAGTTCCGCTTAAAGTGGATTATTCCTTCGGGCCAACGTGGTTTGATGCGAAATAA